The Vescimonas coprocola genome includes a window with the following:
- a CDS encoding ABC transporter permease, translating into MLENINLALQGVWSHKLRSFLTMLGIIIGIAAIITIVSTIRGTNEQIKQNLIGAGNDMVQVQLTQDGSTVDFSYGELPEGIAAITSAMRDEMDALPGVSAVAMYRQRTWADGIYAGNQSFTGTLNGVDDHYLSVAGYQVNYGRAFLPEDFSSRRKVAVIDTTAAQSLFPGQNPIGGVIEMQGEPFTVVGVVSQRVTSQPVINSVEDYQMYARTTSGTVMIPESCWPIAFRYDEPMNVAVRASSTNDMTKAGSGVADYLNSQVVTNRQLTYQAQDLLKQASELQSLSETTNRQLIWIAAISLVVGGIGVMNIMLVSVTERTREIGLKIAIGARKSRILWQFLTEAAVLTSLGGLLGVLCGIGLAEMLSHVMGTAVAISAPACIVAVAFSMVIGIVFGLVPAVKASRLNPIEALRRE; encoded by the coding sequence ATGTTGGAAAATATCAATCTGGCGCTGCAAGGCGTGTGGAGCCATAAGCTGCGGTCGTTTCTGACCATGCTGGGCATCATCATCGGCATTGCCGCCATCATCACCATCGTCTCCACCATCCGTGGTACCAACGAGCAGATCAAGCAGAACCTCATCGGTGCCGGCAACGACATGGTGCAGGTGCAGCTGACGCAGGACGGCAGCACCGTGGACTTCTCCTACGGGGAGCTGCCGGAGGGCATCGCCGCCATCACGTCTGCCATGCGGGACGAGATGGATGCCCTGCCCGGCGTCTCCGCCGTGGCCATGTACCGCCAGCGCACGTGGGCCGACGGCATCTATGCCGGCAACCAGTCCTTCACCGGCACCCTCAACGGCGTGGACGACCACTATCTCTCCGTGGCGGGCTATCAGGTGAATTACGGTCGTGCCTTCCTGCCGGAGGATTTCTCCTCCCGCCGCAAGGTGGCCGTCATCGATACGACGGCGGCCCAGAGCCTGTTTCCCGGACAGAACCCCATCGGCGGTGTCATCGAGATGCAGGGCGAACCCTTCACCGTGGTGGGCGTGGTGAGCCAGAGGGTCACCTCCCAGCCGGTCATCAACAGTGTAGAGGATTATCAGATGTACGCCCGCACCACCTCCGGTACCGTTATGATCCCGGAGAGCTGCTGGCCCATCGCCTTCCGCTACGACGAGCCTATGAACGTGGCGGTGCGGGCCTCCTCCACCAACGATATGACCAAGGCCGGAAGCGGCGTGGCGGATTACCTGAACAGTCAGGTGGTCACCAACCGCCAGCTGACCTATCAGGCGCAGGATCTGCTGAAGCAGGCCTCCGAGCTGCAAAGCCTGTCGGAGACCACCAACCGCCAGCTGATCTGGATCGCCGCCATCTCACTGGTGGTGGGCGGCATCGGCGTCATGAACATCATGCTGGTTTCCGTCACCGAGCGCACCCGTGAGATCGGCCTGAAAATCGCCATCGGCGCCCGGAAGAGCCGCATCCTCTGGCAGTTTCTGACGGAGGCGGCGGTGCTTACCAGCTTGGGCGGCCTGCTGGGCGTCCTGTGCGGTATCGGTCTGGCGGAGATGCTGAGCCACGTCATGGGTACGGCAGTGGCCATCAGCGCCCCGGCCTGCATTGTGGCGGTGGCCTTCTCCATGGTCATCGGCATCGTGTTCGGTCTGGTACCTGCCGTCAAGGCCTCCCGCCTGAACCCCATCGAGGCCCTGCGCCGGGAGTAA
- the mtnN gene encoding 5'-methylthioadenosine/S-adenosylhomocysteine nucleosidase encodes MTIGLVYAMPGEIETLLTDETRTPIRTEAGVSFYQIRPHIIACCCGVSKVNAAMGAQLLISLYHPDLVLNAGVAGCFENVPIGTIVLAEGFVQHDVDTTAIGDPVGLVSTVNQIQFPTADLPAAKAAMDATGVPYRTGWVATGDWFATDTPRSHWIADTFHPLLCEMEGCAVAQVCLRNGVKFMAIKSVSDCLFEHHDFAFNFPAAMKDLNRVVMAFLTQLTKE; translated from the coding sequence ATGACCATTGGTCTGGTATACGCCATGCCCGGCGAAATAGAGACGCTGCTGACAGACGAGACCCGCACTCCCATCCGCACGGAGGCGGGCGTGTCCTTTTATCAGATCCGCCCCCATATCATCGCCTGCTGCTGCGGCGTCAGCAAGGTCAACGCCGCCATGGGCGCCCAGCTGCTCATCAGCCTCTACCACCCGGATCTGGTGCTGAACGCCGGTGTGGCCGGCTGCTTCGAGAATGTCCCCATCGGCACCATCGTTCTGGCGGAGGGCTTCGTGCAGCACGATGTGGACACCACCGCCATCGGCGATCCCGTGGGACTGGTGTCCACCGTCAACCAGATTCAGTTCCCCACGGCGGACCTGCCTGCCGCCAAGGCCGCCATGGATGCCACCGGAGTCCCCTATCGCACCGGCTGGGTGGCCACCGGCGACTGGTTCGCCACCGATACCCCCCGCTCCCACTGGATCGCCGATACCTTCCACCCGCTGCTGTGCGAGATGGAGGGCTGCGCCGTGGCGCAGGTGTGCCTGCGAAACGGGGTGAAGTTCATGGCCATCAAGTCCGTGTCGGACTGCCTGTTTGAGCACCACGACTTCGCTTTCAACTTCCCCGCCGCCATGAAGGATCTGAACCGTGTGGTCATGGCCTTCCTGACCCAACTGACAAAGGAATGA
- a CDS encoding peptidoglycan-binding domain-containing protein, whose protein sequence is MPKVYLSPAYHYWNPCAVAGCDETTHNNLYLDVLEPYLAACGIQYKRGPRRTPKSGEDGDALMLQAVRESDAWGADVHYVSHTNAANGGVRGYRPMIYPGSGGGRKLAACILKYRRKIYDQPIRLSESSVWYELRAPAAVSFYEEHVFHDNASDAQWFHSHLGAIAEATCRGLCEYFGIPYRAPGTAKPSPAPTIRKEEQVTVELRMLKRGMEGGDVRSAMLLMKDKGYYPYAIPVSDKLFGAKMEAGLRKMQADHGLGVDGILGAASWGYLLGR, encoded by the coding sequence ATGCCTAAGGTGTATCTGTCCCCGGCGTATCACTACTGGAATCCCTGCGCCGTGGCGGGGTGCGACGAGACCACCCACAACAACCTCTATCTGGATGTGCTGGAGCCGTATCTGGCAGCCTGCGGCATCCAGTATAAGCGGGGGCCACGACGGACGCCCAAGTCCGGTGAGGACGGGGACGCCCTGATGCTGCAGGCGGTACGGGAATCCGATGCGTGGGGTGCCGACGTCCACTACGTCAGCCACACCAACGCCGCCAACGGCGGCGTCCGGGGCTACCGGCCTATGATCTATCCCGGCTCCGGCGGCGGGCGAAAGCTGGCGGCGTGTATCCTGAAGTATCGCCGGAAAATCTACGACCAGCCCATCCGACTGTCGGAGAGCAGCGTGTGGTATGAGCTGCGGGCTCCGGCGGCGGTGAGCTTCTATGAGGAGCACGTGTTCCACGACAACGCCTCCGACGCCCAGTGGTTCCACAGCCATCTGGGGGCCATTGCAGAGGCTACCTGCCGGGGACTGTGCGAGTATTTCGGTATCCCGTACCGGGCGCCGGGGACGGCCAAGCCGTCTCCTGCGCCGACCATCAGGAAGGAGGAACAGGTGACCGTGGAGCTGCGTATGCTGAAGCGTGGCATGGAGGGCGGTGACGTCCGGAGCGCCATGCTGCTGATGAAGGACAAGGGGTACTACCCCTACGCCATCCCCGTCAGTGACAAGCTGTTCGGGGCCAAAATGGAGGCCGGTCTGCGGAAGATGCAGGCCGACCACGGCCTCGGCGTGGACGGTATCTTGGGGGCCGCCAGTTGGGGCTATCTGCTGGGGCGATAA
- a CDS encoding phage holin family protein, whose amino-acid sequence MENLGIASVAAITVITYLMGMAVRASRMDNKWIPILCGLLGGLLGLVSFYLLPIPDYPAGDPITAAAVGIVSGLAATGLHQAAKQLGKEAGGDA is encoded by the coding sequence ATGGAAAATCTGGGTATTGCCAGCGTGGCGGCCATCACCGTCATCACCTATCTCATGGGCATGGCCGTGCGGGCCAGCCGGATGGACAACAAGTGGATCCCCATTCTCTGCGGCCTGCTGGGCGGGCTGCTGGGGCTGGTGAGCTTCTATCTGCTGCCCATCCCCGACTATCCGGCGGGGGACCCTATCACCGCTGCGGCGGTGGGCATCGTCAGCGGTCTGGCGGCCACGGGACTGCATCAGGCGGCCAAGCAGCTGGGCAAGGAGGCGGGCGGAGATGCCTAA
- a CDS encoding acetate kinase, producing the protein MKVLVINAGSSSLKYQLMDPETGKVFAKGLCERIGLDGKFTYKPQVEGKETIKAADVAMPTHSEAIQTVLNALVDPQNGVISSMKEIDAVGHRVVHGGETFASSVLINDEVLKAVEDCTPLAPLHNPANIIGIEACRKVLGDDVPQVAVFDTAFHQTMPEHAYLYSIPYKYYENDKLRRYGFHGTSHRYVTLRAAELLGKDPKDLKIVSCHLGNGSSLAAVDGGKCVDTSTGLTPLAGLPMGTRAGDMDVGVIEYVANKYDRSISSVMEGLNKRSGMMGLSGVSSDFRDLEAAAAKGHHRSAIALRIFEYRVHKMIAEYAAAMNGVDVVVFTAGVGENAPSTRAHILEGLEFMGITCDEEKNNTRGEERIISKDGAPVTVMVIPTNEELMIAQDTLSIVEENKNK; encoded by the coding sequence ATGAAAGTACTTGTCATCAATGCGGGGAGCTCTTCCCTGAAGTATCAGCTCATGGATCCGGAAACCGGCAAGGTCTTTGCCAAGGGCCTGTGCGAGCGCATCGGCCTGGACGGCAAATTCACCTACAAGCCCCAGGTGGAGGGCAAGGAGACCATCAAGGCCGCCGATGTGGCCATGCCCACCCACTCCGAGGCCATCCAGACCGTGCTGAACGCTCTGGTGGATCCCCAGAACGGCGTCATCTCCTCCATGAAGGAGATCGATGCGGTGGGTCACCGTGTGGTCCACGGCGGCGAGACCTTCGCCTCCTCCGTGCTCATCAACGATGAGGTGCTGAAGGCCGTGGAGGACTGCACGCCTCTGGCTCCCCTGCACAACCCTGCCAATATCATCGGCATCGAGGCCTGCCGCAAGGTGCTGGGCGACGACGTGCCGCAGGTGGCTGTGTTCGACACCGCTTTCCACCAGACCATGCCGGAGCACGCCTATCTGTACAGCATCCCCTACAAGTACTATGAGAACGACAAGCTGCGCCGCTACGGCTTCCACGGCACCTCCCACCGCTATGTGACCCTGCGGGCCGCCGAGCTGCTGGGCAAGGATCCCAAGGATCTGAAGATCGTGTCCTGCCATCTGGGCAACGGCTCCTCTCTGGCCGCTGTGGACGGCGGCAAGTGCGTGGACACCTCCACGGGTCTGACGCCGCTGGCCGGTCTGCCCATGGGTACCCGTGCCGGTGACATGGACGTGGGCGTTATCGAGTATGTGGCCAACAAGTACGACCGCTCCATCTCCTCTGTGATGGAAGGTCTGAACAAGCGCTCCGGCATGATGGGTCTGTCCGGTGTGTCCTCCGACTTCCGTGATCTGGAGGCTGCTGCCGCCAAGGGCCATCACCGCTCCGCCATCGCCCTGCGGATCTTTGAGTACCGTGTACACAAGATGATCGCTGAGTACGCCGCCGCCATGAACGGCGTGGACGTGGTGGTCTTTACCGCCGGTGTGGGTGAGAATGCCCCCTCCACCCGTGCTCACATTCTGGAGGGTCTGGAGTTCATGGGCATTACCTGCGACGAGGAGAAGAACAACACCCGTGGTGAGGAGCGCATTATCTCCAAGGATGGCGCCCCTGTCACTGTGATGGTCATCCCCACCAATGAGGAGCTGATGATCGCTCAGGACACCCTGTCCATCGTGGAGGAGAACAAGAACAAGTAA